In Lolium rigidum isolate FL_2022 chromosome 3, APGP_CSIRO_Lrig_0.1, whole genome shotgun sequence, the genomic window ACGAAGATGAAGGGCCGCACCGTGCTGGTTTTGCTCGTTGTCGTGTTCGTCGGGTGGAACCTGTTGCTCGGAGCCTCGGTGAAGTCCTCAGGTACGCACGCAGGAAAGGTTGCTCTGCTTGTGTTTCTATCTCTTACCCATCTTCGTCTTCTAGTAGTATTGCTTTGTACCTTTGTTCAGGTGATTCCTGTTCTTTTTCGTTCTCTTGCGTTTGGTTCAAAGACGAAAGTGTATTGCTTTAGCAGCAGCTATCTGATGTCGGTTCTCGGTCCAATGATGGATCTTTGGAAAGATCGTGGATGAGACGATGTGGTGATACTGACGTGATAATGTGAAACTGATGATTTTTCATCTATTTATCTTGGGTTCTCTTCTCTGGAAGACTGGAACTGCACCAATTGAAGTATATGCTTGGTCTAAAGTAAAGCAAGGTTTCCGTAGTTGTCTGCATAGATCCAATTATGTGTGTGACTTTGTGTTGGGTTGGTTCTGGTTTCTTCAGTTCTCAGTACTCCGTCTATTTACTTTGTGTAGTATTTACTTTCAATAGGGAATGATAAGGCTATACTTCCATTACGGCCTATGGCTTGACATCTTTACTGCAACAAATGCAGACGCGGCCTATGGAACCGTTGAGCTAAACGGCAGGAGGCTAAAGGTGTGCACTCTCAGACAGAACCTGAAAAATACACTGCATTTCACATATCAGAATAAACATACAAGCCCCATACTTATGATGTATACTGTATACTGTAGCTTAAATCATATGGAAGAACACCTAAAGTTGTgttctggattttttttttctaggAAACTAGACATACCATTACAAGCAGAAGCCTTCAAGACGTAAGGACTGATGACTACCGACCTGTTGACCCAACTCCAAGCTCCAAGGCAAGTATCAGGCCAGGTCCAATTGAACATGGCGCTCCTGCTTTTCCTTATGTGCCAGGGTACCCGCCTCCTGCCCAGGGTCCTGCTTCTCCTGGCGCTTAGCTGCAAACCCAAATGCTCCTAATGCGATACGTGGAATTAGAGAACACAAAGTCTTCTGTGATGTTCTATTATTCAGGTTCTGCAGTGTGTCAATCATATGTTTGATTACCCTCAGTGCTTGAATGGTGCTGTGTGTTCTTTGATGTGTGCTGTGTGTTCTTTGATGTGTGTCTGTGTGTGTGGAATCGTAGTGTTTGTTCTCTTTTTTTCGGTGGTCATTTAGGCAACTTCTTAAATAGTGAGTGCATGCTTCTAGTTTGGATTGGTAATAGAATTTCTCTGTGCCACCTAGGTAAGCTGCATAGTTGTTGTCATGTGTAAGCAATATTTCGATGTGTTTGGCTCTGTATATCTTTGATGTCTCGACTAGTTCTTGACATAACTTATTACAGAGGCAGATTGTAATTGGTACCATCTTAATATCAATCAATTACCCTTTATCGGAAGTGATATTGTTATGTTATTGCATAAATACTGCTGCAGTTACAACTAATTACAGAATTCTTGTGTGGCCTTAGTGCCTGATTGAAGCAGTTATCCAGTTTACAAGAATCCATTGGTATTGGAATGTCAGTTTCCAATTGCATGTGTAACTCACTAACGTAAGGCTTTTTAGAAAGCAATGTTTGGCACACGAGTTTTTTCCCGGATTCCAATTGAGCTATTTACTGATTTCATCCACTTGTTCCATCACTCACCTGTAATAAAGATGGTGAAATTGACAACCTATACAAGTGATGGTATTCTAAATCTGGTCTTTAAGTAATAAAAATTGATGcttaagctctaagtatttctataTGGGTATTATTATGTAGAATCTTGGAATAAGGTTTTCTAGGTAAGGTTAGGAGCTCTTCAGTTGTGGTCGGTGTAATGAGAAGGACGTCTAGTTAGTCATACAAGTCATTTCTAGAGACACTTCTCAAATACCATTTTTGGTCGAGTCTACAAACATGCGCTGATTACATTTTGCACAATCACCTACCACTAATTGGCATGCCCTCGTATGTATTATATGACATCCTGTTGAGCACATGTTGATTATTTTATTCCTGATTTGCCTTAGAAACTACGAATGCCGAGTTagtcagcaaaaaaaaaaaagcatactACAACTTATCTCTATTGTCTTGGCAACTTCCTGGGCGCATGTGTTGAATGTATAGCGTATTTGA contains:
- the LOC124694931 gene encoding uncharacterized protein LOC124694931, yielding MKGRTVLVLLVVVFVGWNLLLGASVKSSDAAYGTVELNGRRLKETRHTITSRSLQDVRTDDYRPVDPTPSSKASIRPGPIEHGAPAFPYVPGYPPPAQGPASPGA